In Harmonia axyridis chromosome X, icHarAxyr1.1, whole genome shotgun sequence, a single window of DNA contains:
- the LOC123686417 gene encoding uncharacterized protein LOC123686417 isoform X2 encodes MHLDIWRRIPESVNFSIMPYFVIFLLFLTSVKITTTQESAQYLRNVIRDLKALKDRSTARRIVNIDRTQDDVFSTIAPEQYINRRAQKGDVPELSLTKGELASLYQEAVSKGHTVQLETGEDTYVNAAIHEVEDSEQNRHPSGDVEDSHADETGYYYYYYPIKSFLDEITSQPSEKDHHYSHSHKPHYDIKPKQKPNYNYHTHTHQHNVKISTTKAADGDKKNNKLEPLFMAISGFIGMAVMFVLSVLIFPKFGIKPHKTKAKQDLGDIARIALQAIEGQDCRERFACELSKTARSLNLQENRFVKFIWRITPSSLSKQFARVNKYTKELKCTAIPCKKKQPVAKTNPKNVKKKPKKT; translated from the exons AATGCCATATTTCGTTATTTTCCTATTGTTCCTGACTAGTGTAAAAATAACAACAACTCAAGAAAGTGCCCAATACCTACGTAATGTAATAAGAGACTTGAAAGCGTTGAAAGACAGATCAACAGCAAGAAGAATAGTGAACATAGACAGAACTCAAGATGatgttttttcaacaattgCCCCAGAGCAATATATTAACCGAAGAGCACAGAAAGGCGATGTTCCTGAGCTGTCTTTGACCAAGGGGGAATTGGCATCTTTGTACCAAGAAGCG GTATCTAAAGGCCATACTGTTCAACTTGAAACTGGAGAGGACACTTACGTAAATGCTGCCATACATGAAGTAGAGGATTCAGAACAAAACAGACATCCATCTGGTGATGTTGAAGATTCACATGCAGACGAGACtggctattattattattattatcccatTAAGAGTTTTTTGGACGAAATTACTTCACAGCCTTCCGAA aaggaTCACCATTACAGTCATAGCCATAAGCCACATTATGATATAAAGCCAAAACAGAAACCAAACTACAACTATCATACACATACGCATCAG CATAATGTTAAAATATCCACGACCAAAGCTGCGGAtggtgataaaaaaaataataagctCGAACCATTGTTTATGGCGATATCAGGTTTCATAGGTATGGCAGTGATGTTTGTATTGTCAGTTTTGATATTTCCAAAGTTTGGCATCAAACCACATAAAACTAAAGCAAAACAAGATTTGGGAGATATTGCCAGAATAGCTTTACAAGCAATCGAGGGACAGGACTGTAGGGAGAGATTCGCTTGTGAATTGAGCAAAACTGCAAGGTCCCTTAATTTGCAAGAAAACAGATTTGTTAA ATTCATTTGGAGGATAACACCAAGTTCTTTGAGTAAGCAATTCGCTAGAGTAAACAAATATACAAAGGAACTGAAATGTACAGCAATTCCTTGTAAGAAAAAGCAGCCTGTAGCCAAAACGAATCCAAAAAACGTAAAGAAGAAACCGAAAAAGACTTAA
- the LOC123686417 gene encoding uncharacterized protein LOC123686417 isoform X3 produces the protein MPYFVIFLLFLTSVKITTTQESAQYLRNVIRDLKALKDRSTARRIVNIDRTQDDVFSTIAPEQYINRRAQKGDVPELSLTKGELASLYQEAVSKGHTVQLETGEDTYVNAAIHEVEDSEQNRHPSGDVEDSHADETGYYYYYYPIKSFLDEITSQPSEKDHHYSHSHKPHYDIKPKQKPNYNYHTHTHQHNVKISTTKAADGDKKNNKLEPLFMAISGFIGMAVMFVLSVLIFPKFGIKPHKTKAKQDLGDIARIALQAIEGQDCRERFACELSKTARSLNLQENRFVKFIWRITPSSLSKQFARVNKYTKELKCTAIPCKKKQPVAKTNPKNVKKKPKKT, from the exons ATGCCATATTTCGTTATTTTCCTATTGTTCCTGACTAGTGTAAAAATAACAACAACTCAAGAAAGTGCCCAATACCTACGTAATGTAATAAGAGACTTGAAAGCGTTGAAAGACAGATCAACAGCAAGAAGAATAGTGAACATAGACAGAACTCAAGATGatgttttttcaacaattgCCCCAGAGCAATATATTAACCGAAGAGCACAGAAAGGCGATGTTCCTGAGCTGTCTTTGACCAAGGGGGAATTGGCATCTTTGTACCAAGAAGCG GTATCTAAAGGCCATACTGTTCAACTTGAAACTGGAGAGGACACTTACGTAAATGCTGCCATACATGAAGTAGAGGATTCAGAACAAAACAGACATCCATCTGGTGATGTTGAAGATTCACATGCAGACGAGACtggctattattattattattatcccatTAAGAGTTTTTTGGACGAAATTACTTCACAGCCTTCCGAA aaggaTCACCATTACAGTCATAGCCATAAGCCACATTATGATATAAAGCCAAAACAGAAACCAAACTACAACTATCATACACATACGCATCAG CATAATGTTAAAATATCCACGACCAAAGCTGCGGAtggtgataaaaaaaataataagctCGAACCATTGTTTATGGCGATATCAGGTTTCATAGGTATGGCAGTGATGTTTGTATTGTCAGTTTTGATATTTCCAAAGTTTGGCATCAAACCACATAAAACTAAAGCAAAACAAGATTTGGGAGATATTGCCAGAATAGCTTTACAAGCAATCGAGGGACAGGACTGTAGGGAGAGATTCGCTTGTGAATTGAGCAAAACTGCAAGGTCCCTTAATTTGCAAGAAAACAGATTTGTTAA ATTCATTTGGAGGATAACACCAAGTTCTTTGAGTAAGCAATTCGCTAGAGTAAACAAATATACAAAGGAACTGAAATGTACAGCAATTCCTTGTAAGAAAAAGCAGCCTGTAGCCAAAACGAATCCAAAAAACGTAAAGAAGAAACCGAAAAAGACTTAA
- the LOC123686417 gene encoding uncharacterized protein LOC123686417 isoform X1, with product MHLDIWRRIPESVNFSMYGYFFDRMPYFVIFLLFLTSVKITTTQESAQYLRNVIRDLKALKDRSTARRIVNIDRTQDDVFSTIAPEQYINRRAQKGDVPELSLTKGELASLYQEAVSKGHTVQLETGEDTYVNAAIHEVEDSEQNRHPSGDVEDSHADETGYYYYYYPIKSFLDEITSQPSEKDHHYSHSHKPHYDIKPKQKPNYNYHTHTHQHNVKISTTKAADGDKKNNKLEPLFMAISGFIGMAVMFVLSVLIFPKFGIKPHKTKAKQDLGDIARIALQAIEGQDCRERFACELSKTARSLNLQENRFVKFIWRITPSSLSKQFARVNKYTKELKCTAIPCKKKQPVAKTNPKNVKKKPKKT from the exons AATGCCATATTTCGTTATTTTCCTATTGTTCCTGACTAGTGTAAAAATAACAACAACTCAAGAAAGTGCCCAATACCTACGTAATGTAATAAGAGACTTGAAAGCGTTGAAAGACAGATCAACAGCAAGAAGAATAGTGAACATAGACAGAACTCAAGATGatgttttttcaacaattgCCCCAGAGCAATATATTAACCGAAGAGCACAGAAAGGCGATGTTCCTGAGCTGTCTTTGACCAAGGGGGAATTGGCATCTTTGTACCAAGAAGCG GTATCTAAAGGCCATACTGTTCAACTTGAAACTGGAGAGGACACTTACGTAAATGCTGCCATACATGAAGTAGAGGATTCAGAACAAAACAGACATCCATCTGGTGATGTTGAAGATTCACATGCAGACGAGACtggctattattattattattatcccatTAAGAGTTTTTTGGACGAAATTACTTCACAGCCTTCCGAA aaggaTCACCATTACAGTCATAGCCATAAGCCACATTATGATATAAAGCCAAAACAGAAACCAAACTACAACTATCATACACATACGCATCAG CATAATGTTAAAATATCCACGACCAAAGCTGCGGAtggtgataaaaaaaataataagctCGAACCATTGTTTATGGCGATATCAGGTTTCATAGGTATGGCAGTGATGTTTGTATTGTCAGTTTTGATATTTCCAAAGTTTGGCATCAAACCACATAAAACTAAAGCAAAACAAGATTTGGGAGATATTGCCAGAATAGCTTTACAAGCAATCGAGGGACAGGACTGTAGGGAGAGATTCGCTTGTGAATTGAGCAAAACTGCAAGGTCCCTTAATTTGCAAGAAAACAGATTTGTTAA ATTCATTTGGAGGATAACACCAAGTTCTTTGAGTAAGCAATTCGCTAGAGTAAACAAATATACAAAGGAACTGAAATGTACAGCAATTCCTTGTAAGAAAAAGCAGCCTGTAGCCAAAACGAATCCAAAAAACGTAAAGAAGAAACCGAAAAAGACTTAA